Within Acidobacteriota bacterium, the genomic segment GTCAGGCTGGCGGCCCACGCGAAAACCAATCACACCTTGAGGGCTTGGATGAACACCCCTGAATCACGAGATTTCACCGGTTTGTTGCTGGCTTGGCGCGGCGGCGAACCGGCAGCGCTGGAGCAGTTGCTGCCCGTCGTTTACGCCGAACTGCACAGGCTGGCGCGGCAACAGATGCGCGGCGAACGCGGCGACCACACGCTACAAACGACGGCGCTGGTCAACGAAGCCTACCTGCGGCTGTTGGACACGCGCCGTGTGCACTGGCAGAACCGCGCGCATTTCCTGGCCGTGGCGGCGCAGATGATGCGGCGCGTGTTGGTGGATCACGCGCGCGAACGCCAGGCGCAAAAGCACGGCGGTGCGTTGGTGCGCGTTTCGTTCGCTGAGGCGCTGGCGGTTGCCGAAGACCGTTTGCCGGAAATCCTGGCGGTGGACGAAGCGTTGGAAACGCTGGCGCGCACGCATCCGCAGGTCGCGTGCGTGGTCGAGATGAAATTCTTCGCCGGTCTCGCAGGCAAGGAGATTGCTGAAGTGCTGGGCGTGACGCCGGGGCGCGTCTCGCAGCTTTGGAAGTTTGCGCAAGCGTGGTTGCGGCGGGAATTGGAAGGTACGGAACTGGGCGGTACGGAACGGGGAGCGTCAGCGACCTG encodes:
- a CDS encoding sigma-70 family RNA polymerase sigma factor, which codes for MNTPESRDFTGLLLAWRGGEPAALEQLLPVVYAELHRLARQQMRGERGDHTLQTTALVNEAYLRLLDTRRVHWQNRAHFLAVAAQMMRRVLVDHARERQAQKHGGALVRVSFAEALAVAEDRLPEILAVDEALETLARTHPQVACVVEMKFFAGLAGKEIAEVLGVTPGRVSQLWKFAQAWLRRELEGTELGGTERGASAT